A window of the Lactuca sativa cultivar Salinas chromosome 5, Lsat_Salinas_v11, whole genome shotgun sequence genome harbors these coding sequences:
- the LOC111904863 gene encoding cytochrome P450 Tp4149, whose product MSVTFQFFLISCLPLLIFLILFKTLFSSSKPHGNLPPSPPRLPLIGNLHQLGSSPHRTLQAMAQTYGPLMMIRLGTVPVLVASSVDAAREILKTHDLAFSSRPKSKITDKIFYGSKDIAFSQYGEYWRRVKSIAVIHLLTNKRVQSYRQVREDEMSLMIKKIGEAHESVVNLSELLISLTNNVVCRVALGRTYDGKKFKGLLERFLVLLGSFTVGSYIPWLRWVDRLSGLEGRTNEIAKQFDEFLDGVIEEHVNKKVVGVEAQDVVDILLEIQRDSMKGFRLELNEIKAIILDVFAAGTDTTFTNLEWAISELLRHPQTMKKLQQEAREIGHGRSMITEDNLDNMPYLKAVLKETLRLHTPIPLLVPHESTQDVKLLGYDITAGTQVIINAWAIAMDGSVWEEPDKFRPERFLDTPIDYKGFHFELIPFGAGRRGCPGIQFAMVVNELVLANLVYKFDFTLTGGEDLDMSETIGLTVHKKCPILVVATPCVN is encoded by the exons ATGTCTGTCACCTTCCAGTTCTTTCTCATCTCCTGTCTTCCCTTGCTTATCTTCTTAATCCTATTCAAAACACTTTTTTCGTCTTCAAAACCACACGGAAACCTACCACCATCTCCACCAAGGTTACCATTGATAGGAAACCTTCACCAACTTGGCTCCAGCCCACACCGCACCCTCCAAGCCATGGCTCAAACctacggtccattgatgatgatTCGCCTTGGCACCGTGCCAGTGCTTGTCGCATCCTCTGTTGATGCAGCTCGAGAGATTTTGAAAACTCATGATTTAGCCTTTTCAAGCAGACCGAAATCAAAAATCACTGATAAAATTTTCTATGGCTCCAAAGACATAGCTTTTTCCCAGTATGGAGAGTATTGGAGGCGGGTAAAGAGCATTGCGGTGATCCATCTCTTAACGAACAAAAGGGTTCAGTCGTATAGGCAAGTCAGAGAAGATGAGATGTCTCTTATGATTAAAAAGATTGGTGAAGCCCATGAATCGGTGGTTAATTTGAGCGAGTTGCTTATTTCACTTACAAATAATGTTGTTTGTAGGGTGGCTTTGGGGAGGACATATGATGGGAAGAAATTTAAGGGATTATTAGAAAGGTTTTTGGTGTTGTTGGGAAGTTTTACTGTTGGGAGTTATATTCCATGGTTAAGGTGGGTAGATCGGTTGAGTGGATTAGAGGGAAGAACGAACGAGATTGCTAAACAATTCGATGAGTTTCTTGACGGTGTTATtgaagaacatgtaaataaaaaAGTTGTTGGCGTTGAAGCCCAAGATGTCGTTGATATCTTACTAGAAATTCAAAGAGATAGTATGAAGGGATTTCGTCTTGAACTAAATGAGATTAAAGCTATCATCTTG GACGTATTTGCTGCTGGAACTGATACTACGTTTACAAACTTAGAGTGGGCAATCAGCGAGCTATTAAGACACCCGCAAACAATGAAAAAACTGCAACAGGAGGCACGGGAAATAGGTCATGGAAGATCAATGATCACCGAAGACAACTTAGATAACATGCCGTACCTAAAAGCCGTTCTCAAAGAAACCCTACGGCTACACACTCCGATCCCACTACTTGTTCCTCATGAATCGACACAAGATGTCAAACTACTTGGCTACGACATCACAGCAGGAACACAAGTGATCATCAATGCATGGGCGATAGCAATGGATGGTTCCGTATGGGAAGAACCAGATAAATTTAGGCCAGAGAGGTTTTTGGACACTCCTATTGATTACAAAGGGTTTCATTTTGAGCTGATACCATTTGGTGCTGGGCGGCGAGGGTGTCCTGGTATTCAGTTTGCCATGGTTGTTAATGAGCTTGTTTTGGCTAATTTGGTGTATAAGTTTGATTTTACATTAACTGGTGGAGAGGATTTGGACATGAGTGAGACCATTGGTCTTACTGTTCATAAGAAGTGTCCTATTCTTGTTGTAGCAACTCCTTGTGTTAATTAG